The following coding sequences lie in one Musa acuminata AAA Group cultivar baxijiao chromosome BXJ3-1, Cavendish_Baxijiao_AAA, whole genome shotgun sequence genomic window:
- the LOC103988572 gene encoding uncharacterized protein LOC103988572, translating to MAGENKPKSNSNDNNYSKGKKRKYLPHGKPVKKGLYPLRPGVQGVFLTCDGGRERQATNEALNLLETYYEELVHGKKSVVKCGAVPSKPLNKIIKFRDSDSSSDEDEDSPHADESDASLRDHGDLQTKKVKEDASPSHEKEPEMQKPAEESEDLPSKKQRVNTCAAKMENVESTKTDDKPIDELIEDELRELGDRNKRHFVSLDSGCNGVVFIQMHKRAGDPSPTEIVQHMMTNAASTKKHMSRFILRVIPVELTCYASEQEISKAIKPIIEQHFPNEAPIPQKFAVLYEARSNTGIERMTIIDAVAKSVPQPHKVDLKNPDKTIIVQIVKTICLIGVVERYKQLSKYNLRELTSPKQ from the exons ATGGCGGGCGAGAACAAACCCAAATCCAATTCCAACGACAACAACTACAGtaaggggaagaagaggaagtatcTTCCGCATGGG AAACCGGTGAAGAAGGGATTGTATCCGCTGCGCCCCGGCGTACAGGGGGTTTTCCTTACTTGCGATGGAGGAAGGGAGCGCCAGGCGACCAATGAAGCGCTTAATCTCCTAGAAACC TACTATGAAGAGCTAGTGCATGGGAAAAAGTCAGTTGTTAAATGTGGTGCTGTTCCTAGTAAAccattgaataaaataattaaattcagGGATTCTGATTCTTCtagtgatgaagatgaggataGTCCTCATGCAGATGAGTCAGATGCTTCCCTACGAGATCATGGGGACCTACAAACAAAGAAGGTGAAAGAAGATGCCTCTCCTAGTCATGAAAAGGAACCAGAAATGCAGAAACCTGCAGAAGAAAGTGAGGACTTACCATCAAAAAAGCAACGTGTCAATACATGTGCAGCTAAAATGGAAAATGTAGAAAGTACTAAAACTGATGATAAACctattgatgagttaattgaagATGAACTCAGAGAGCTAGGAGACAGGAACAAG AGGCATTTTGTGAGCCTTGACTCAGGTTGTAATGGTGTTGTCTTTATTCAAATGCACAAACGAGCTGGAGATCCTAGCCCTACTGAGATTGTACAGCACATGATGACTAATGCTGCTTCTACAAAGAAGCATATGTCAAG GTTCATACTGAGGGTTATACCAGTTGAGTTGACATGTTATGCATCAGAACAGGAAATTTCAAAAGCAATTAAACCAATTATTGAACAACACTTTCCTAACGAAGCTCCTATTCCACAAAAG TTTGCAGTGCTATATGAAGCACGATCTAATACAGGTATTGAGAGGATGACAATTATAGATGCAGTTGCAAAATCTGTTCCTCAGCCACATAAAGTGGACCTTAAGAACCCGGATAAGACCATCATAGTCCAGATTGTAAAG ACTAtttgcttgataggggtggttgaAAGGTACAAGCAGCTTTCCAAGTACAACCTGAGGGAACTGACATCGCCCAAGCAATAG